gaGTGAGAAACAtacctcatgattatatttatttgcTATATCATTTAGTGAAAAGCATCAGCTTTCTTGGCATATAAATATCATGTAGTGAAAACAATAGGCCTAGAAATAAATTGTATATTATCACAGAGTAAGTAACATAGGCTTAATTAGTAGTagtggcatgcttctgtcacaagatgacaatgcttggtagtgttttCTCATGTTCTCTGTTTTCTTATCAGGAGTTTCTTAAAGAGTTTTTGTGTGTCAGCCTTGCTGCCTGAGTAAAGTTTAGTCCTCCATTGCACTCTGTCTTCAGATACAGTGGTCCAAGTGTTAGGGACAATATTAAAATCTTTGAGATCTCGTTTAAGTAGGTCTTTAAAGCGCAGATATGGTCTGGCAGTTGGGCGGGTTCCGTTCTCCAGTACACCATGAAGAAGCTGATGAGGGATTCTGTCAACTGGCGTATGATTGACATGACCAGCCCAACGAAGTCTGATGAATTTCAGTTTGGTAGAAAGAGGAGCAGATCCAGTCAACCTGAAGAGGCCTTCATTAGTGAGTTTGACATAGGCTTaaatgattataataatattgttataaagtgaAAAACACAGATTTCATGTCTTTCTATGATTAAAAATGTAGGTTTACACAAATACCTTGTATTTTGTACACGTGTAATTCATTAATTAAAGAGATCAATTAAGAAGTCTATAGATTTATCGATATTACTtgaagataataaatatatgatTGAATGAGATTGTTTTTTTTGAGTGTGCCAATTAATACTTTGTGCATTGTCACTATACAATTGTCACTACTACCAATTTTGGTAGTACCTTGTTGAAAACATGTTGTGAagtatgactattgattaccacaataaaaattgctcatatatatatatataatttttagtgAACGTTCATTTGTTGaaggtttttattttctcttaaatgtAGCAAAgtaatttgtatttttgtaacGGCGAGCTTTGGTAACAAAGGTTTTGCTATAAAACAcaattattgcatttgttttagaAGTTGTCAGTTCTTTTGAAGAATTTCGctcaattttgcaaaaaaacgcGAAACAGAGCCTTGCGGAACATAGAACATGCGGAACATAGACCTGTCACCTAATAATCATCCAAAATAATCAAATCTCTTTATTATTACGCGCCCTATGATGTACATATATGTGTTGCACCCACAGTCTTATGCAACtcaatacatacataaatacatctataaatagtaaaaattaattacaGGCTAGACAGTTCCGAAAAAGTGCTCCTATCGAAATATAACCATTTCTATAATAGTTGGTTTATTAATCTACGGTATACACTCGACGTTGTACGTTACAACCAACAAACATATACAATACATTTAGACATTTATGCACTCTCTTAGGAGGTACATATACTAAAATTGGGATGATACAGAGAAGATTAGCATGGCCCCTGCGCAAGGATGACGCGCAAATTCGTGATGCGTtccatagttttagctgattaTAGTGCAGATCAAATTTACCCATAATTTTGCAAAATCATTAAAGTACAAATTCTTTGAAatcatttataaaattattagtttaaacCCATATTAAGTATTAAAAAGCATGCATGTGAAATAGTAATTATCGAACATTAATTGCATGTTTATACCATTTTGTGAAGACATGTGCCTTTAACACTCTTTTTACAGCTGAGTGATAAAATTCATTCTATGCTCTAATAGTTTTCCATCCTTGCTTTAAAAAGTATAGCAATAGTCGTTGGCCAATGCTTGGGATACTGAAAATGCTTCAactgataagaaaaaaattagtCAAAAAACCTTTCATGGTGCAAATAAAAGACTATAACAAAACACAATAAACTGTCACCCTGCCACTCACTTTTACTGTGGAATAACATTTTTAGTCATATTACTTGGAATTTACAAACTATTTGTACTAAGAATACAAATGGTGAGCGAGGTACGATGGCAGGTTGAATGTGTTAGGAACTCATCAATGCCTTCTGCAGAAATGTAGATGTtctcagagttgtcttctctcagtCCTATTATACTCTATTatattactgtattatataCTCTAGCTCACAATTTGGGTACATCGACAATCTTGTAGCTACCAGAGCAACAGACATTTGAGATTGCCTTGTTTCAGTTTTTATGTTTCAAACTCTAAGGATTTCTTGCTTTATCCGTCTCAATCCAGTAGACAACGTGAGCCCATTCCTTCTAATTGGCTTTGTGTTTGTATTCCTAAAACATTAGAATCACTTGTCAAGGTTACTGATGTGTACTTCACATGGATTCCCTCACTTCCATAggtaattttagtaataaacaAAACAAGAAACAATTTTGCTGGAACTGATTGTGCAAATTTCAGTTTGCCAAGCTTTTTCTGTCCGTCAGTTTGTATGTTCGTCTGTTCATTTGTTCACTCTATGGTTTAGGTCAGAGTAGATAATTAGCACAGTCAATCACTGTATGGTTTAATTTAGAGTAGATAATTAGCACAGTCAATCACTTTATGGTTTAGTTCAGAGTAGATAATTAGCACAGTCAATCACTCTATGGTTTAGTTCAGAGTAGATAGGTAGCACAGTCAATTACTGTATGGTTTAGTTCAGAGTAGATAAGTAGCACAGTCAATCACTCTATGGTTTAGTTCAGAATAGATAATTAGCACAGTCAATCACTGTATGGTTTAGTTCAGAGTACATAATTAGCATAGTCAATCACTCTATGGTTTAGTTCAGAGTAGATAGGTAGCACAGTCAATCACTGTATGGTTTAGTTCAGAGTAGATAAGTAGCACAGTCAATCACTCTATGGTTTAGTTCAGAGTAGATAGGTAGCACAGTCAATCACTCTATGGTTTAGTTCAGAGTAGATAATTAGTACAGTTATAACAGCGCGGTATGCTGCTCTAAGGTGGCTTTTAACTCCTAAAGCCTAAAGATTTCTTAAGAGAGAGTGCCTGGTCTTATAAGCATTTATTAGCTAAACTATCATGAGTACTGACAGGCTAACGAGGCTAACAATGATCACTCTCTTAATAAAAAGTCAGCAATCCTTTATATAGTGTTGGTAGCATAATAGTCATTAATCATACTGTATAATGAGCCAAGCACAAGATACAAAAGAGATACAAGTAATAAGTAATACTATTACAACTTTGTTGCAGGCACAATGGTCTGACAAAGAAGGTTAACATTGACGCAGATGGCAACTTGGTGCCTTACAAGACTGTGTTCAGGTGTAATGGTGGATTCAGTGCaattattatgtaaatgaatTTCTTAAGAAATGAATACTAATAAAACGTATGTAGATCTGTTACACAATCTTCTGAATAGAAAAATAGCTGTCATATAGAGAAGATATCGCAATATTTCAATGTCGAGAAAGACATATCTCACAATAACGTGTGAATAGTATTGTGAGGTATCAAAGACCGTTGCGCCATTCACGATTTGCCAGTTGAAAAGTTATATTCTTCATTTTTCTTCTGAAGTGCCTATTCATTCATCTAACACAGGAAATAGACGCAAAAGTTAATACGTGGATTATGATGATAAATTTGAGGGTGTTTATGGACAGATGTATGTATACTTCAAAGTAATGGTGAGTGAGAGAATGATAGAAATTTAAGTTGATTCAGATTGATTGATGAGAATGTCTAAAATAGAATTAGAAAGAAATGAATGAATAGGTACTTTAGAAGAAAAATGGAGAGTAGGTATAACTTTTTCACTGGCAAATCGCAAATGGTGCACCGGTCTTTGATAGTAAGGTGCTCTAAAACCTATGCCAAACGAAACACATGTAAAAATATGGAACGCTTCATGATTTTGCGTGTCATCCTTGTGCAGGGGCCATGCTAATCTTCTCTGTATCATTCCAATTTTAGTATATGTACCTCCTAAAAGAGTACAGTCTTATGTAAAACTGTGATGTATATGTGGCGACTGGTATAAACATAAAACATGGAGTGTATGAGGGCCATATCttcctatactgcagctactgccatggcagtaccattttttgacGCTTAAAATCCCAAAATTcatgtcatttttgcttgattttaatcttttggctggggaaatgataaaaatgtcatttatcggttgcgtgaggaaacgacatttatgtcgctttcggtagacgtttatgaAGCTGTtgtctagtaacgttaaacaaaggctATGaacgctagtaagttttaaatatcatcaacaatatattagtcgatgaattacaatatgaaacgattatctgaaaGGCGTTaatttgtgctaaaagctaaagaattcgcgcctccttggaagataataaaagttggaaaaaccactCACCTCGggtcgactttcaaaacggtaaaataaaaaattatttgatcctgcgattgttagtgattttttgcgtgagcagaataaaaataattcagatgatagaagtgatgtactctttttggacttttactatacttggaatatacagagaaaaacgatctatatggtagctcgcacggcaacgttatagcgttggactctactGAAAGGAATGCTTACAAGCTTCATACAaagacaattgtacatggttgtactttttgtagtagtagatatgtaaatgaatgctgatgtacaaaagattttgttcataggaataaatttaagtttgagctattcatgtaacatgcatagctcaaacttaaatctactacttgctcagcattatagactatagtataagtacattatttttaacatggtgctctattaatttcACTTTTAACTCAACAATATtagttaattaaattatttcataagaGACTACTCATTTCCTACACCGttcagcattgtacccggtgataattctacctcatgctagctgtggccaacccctttagcagctgtcattcacataatatttttaataagcgttgttaaagacaatctcaataaacagttttatatttagaaaactggattataatgtcaaattttctgttagaacatgtgccccatcaggagccaagtgtgctagatttgcaccaatTTGACTAGTTGGACTAAACAATTTCCTAGGGGAGAACCCAACGGCACCCCTCTCGGACTCTCcctgcagtaccattttcaaacaggtagATTCGGCCGTGGGGTGTATACCGTAGTGTAATGAATCATTTACGATAAAAAATGGTGATACTTTGTTAAATGTGCTTAAGCACATTTTTGAATCATCTAACTTGTTATTAACTTTTGCTGTACATAGATTTACATAAGTACGTATTGAGTTGCGAAAAACGTTTGCATGTAATACACATAACTACATCACAGAACGGCGTAATGTTAAAGAGATTTGATTAACTCAGTTGATTGCTAATGGCTGAATGATATGGCTGAATAGGCGTGTCAAATGCTTCCATCACGGTTTCATTACAGAAATTAGCTAGCTCTGATCAAGACCTGGAATATTCAAGTAGAAACACAATCAGTTTCAATTCagtattaaaactatttttgatgATTGCTGTGTTGAATGTATAAACTGATGGAAAACCTTTATTTCTTATCTTTACTCTGCATCTTATCATCAGCTGCATATCAGGCTCTGAATCTCAATTTATTCTCTTTACAGTAGGAATTACATATGATAATGTGCTTCCTGTTCTCTCACTCCTACgtgtatttgttttttaatcattttttctttcattgtcTCTTTATGATCACCAAGTGCCTTGCCATCTGATACTCAGGAAAAAGATGATACAGAAGGAAGAAAGTCGTAAAAATAATACTTGGTGATCTTAACATAACCAAGTTTATTAATGATGTTGGAATGTCTGGTGTTTTATTTTGCCTTTTACATCGCTGTCAGCCACTCTTTAAAAGTAGGTAATTATTTTAGCCCTATATCAGATGTTATAAATTAGCTAGGAGTTTGGTAGGGGTATACCCTGCCCCTAATATCTATTAGGCAGCACGAAACCTCTAGACTAAAGAACCACCTTATAAATGTCTAAAATTAATCATTGCTATTGCAACCTTACTATCAGGCATCAGATTTATTCTCATATCATTTCAGAGCAATTGAAGGTTGTCATAATTGTTGCTATAACCTTGCTGTCAGCTGACCACTGGATAGATATTCTCGTATTCTTTCATAGCCATTGGAACTTGCCATAACAtgataggtatatatataacaatgaaTTGTACAGGCCTTTAGGAACTCAGTAGAGATTACATCTAGTATGATAAACAACTACACTTGTTATACATAGATGTGTGAGTTAATCTGCTTAGCATTACTACATTGTAAAGTTGCATGTtgggaagaaaactccaattaGTATCTAAAATTGATTTTCCTTCAAAACCATGGCTAGTGTTGGTTATGACATCATTAATAATACTTTAGTGATGATCTAATCAGAAGCTGAAGATTCTGAGTCTTGTCTTATGGTCGCTGAGGCAGGAAGTTTCTTTAGAA
The sequence above is drawn from the Watersipora subatra chromosome 5, tzWatSuba1.1, whole genome shotgun sequence genome and encodes:
- the LOC137397314 gene encoding uncharacterized protein is translated as MAYVKLTNEGLFRLTGSAPLSTKLKFIRLRWAGHVNHTPVDRIPHQLLHGVLENGTRPTARPYLRFKDLLKRDLKDFNIVPNTWTTVSEDRVQWRTKLYSGSKADTQKLFKKLLIRKQRT